The window tatcttcagtatcaaaggcaagagtagaatgaggtacctttgcagcagattcagagttgttgtcagtgtttgccatcagagcataattgacttcttcttctgaatcagatgtatctgtccagtttcctttcttggtgatgaaggctttttctttttccttcttggctttcttgcattcagatgcaaagtgtcccttttcaccacagttgaaacaggtatacttgtcagcttttccagctttcccttctttgccctcattcttcttgaagttcttcttgtcataaactctgtcagagtttctgtctttccttgaaaaacttttgcctttgttgaactttttgtaggccaacttcttgaagctcttcaccataaatgctgctaactgcatcatctcatcatcactttcttcagagtctgagggaacatcagagtttgagtcatcagagtttgatgactcaatgtcagactttgtgacatgagcttttcccttgctcttagcagtttcctcttgaactttcagagcaacagactttgattttcctccatgtcgtttgctcctttgctccatctcaagttcatgagtctttagtcttccataaacatcatcaagagacatttctccaagatcaagattgtctcttattgtagtgactttcaaatcccatttttcagaaagagctagaaggaatttgaggtttgagtcttcaagatcatattccttgtccaccagagataagtcattcaacagtttgacaaatctgtcatacagatctgtcagagactcaccagattttgagtcaaagtgctcatactcctgtgtaaggattgtttttctgtttttcttaatggcctgagttccttgacatctggtttccagagcatcccagatttgtttagcagttttgcacccaatcaccctattagacattgcattatcaagggcactatgcaacagatgcttcacctttgcatctttactgatagatgagatgtcctctggagtataatctttcttttcttttggaaccatcttttgaggttcatctgcaatcccaacagagagcttggtaggcatatgtggtccatcataaatcctgtcaaggtattctggatcaacagagtctaagaatatgatcattctttctttccagactggatattcagatgccttaaggattggaactctaaaggatgaagcttgtgatttttcagacatgattgtgtttaagatctcactgtagtaatcttaacagagctggctctgataccacttgttaggtcctataaactcactatataatatgatatagtgatcacaatctgtaacacagtaagacaatataagaaattgaaatcaataaactcttatattcacaaagctttgatggttacaaaaactctctcagtgatttatattgtatcaccaagagctgctagggttctaaacaatgtactcaataactcaactcatatagagtaaccctaatctgtgtttatatagacacagttacaaaatcaatctctgatttgatatcctataaatcagctaataaatctatcaatcaaagattgctccagttttctgtttagtttccatagtcagcaaatcactcctccgcttctatcctcccttgaagtatatccgcttctgagctctttccacgtgtaaactctgacgagtcttgactatgtaaactctgatcagactttatcaaactctgtcagactttactaaactctgatcagcttcctgattaaactctgatgattcctgttctaaaacagactttaagaatattagtaatcatcaattatatctaacaactTCCCTCAAGATCCCTTAATTAATTCCATACTGCTCAGATTCTAAAATCATTTCATGCTCTGCTCGGACTACTCGATCACGGCGCGTCCAATGTTTTTTCATTCTTCATCCATATACATTTATGAATCTTTTTCATCTTATGGTGTCTTGCTACCACTGTGTATCTCATCCATGCAATAATGCATAATCATGTTGCTTTTTAATTTCAGAGCAGTTTTGAAAGGGACCTTGGGATTGTGGACAAAAAAGAGTTACGAGTGTTGGGCCTCAGCCCAAAACGCCCCGGCCCAGAACCAGAAGCCCACAAGATAAGCCCAAGACGCCTAGCTCTATAAATAAGAGAAAGAAAAGCTTGTACAAAGGGGGGAAAATATAGGagtaaaagaatatatatacacagaggTTGTAAGCATcaacatttggcgctagaaaGAGGGGGCTCTACTATTTTCCAACGAAAGCTCTCTATCCCGACCACCGGATGGCCGGAGGAGAGGAACGAAGAAGGAGCACACGCTCCACAGTTAAATCGAAGCTGACAAGAACAATCAGCTCTCCAGAAATAGATCTCGGCAGCAATCTTCAACCTAAGAAGTTACTGTTCGGAGATGCTTCTCCCGAAGGTTCGATAGCGGCTCCGGCGCAATCTGACCCTACAGGGAAGGGGCGAAAACGAGGCCCTAGACAAACCGTACTCACCCCCCAGGGAAGGCATGTCTTAACCAGCGACGCTCGCCTTCACCTCGAAAGGATCAAGGCGCTAAGGCAACATGAGGAGCGAGTGAAAGCACACGAAACAGTGAACCTCGAGGAGGAGCTTCAGGCCCTAGACACCAAGAGGCGTTTACTTGCCGCTAAGGTGAGGCAGCAAAGAGAGATAGCTCGCCTCGAGGCGGAAATAGGCAACGCCTCACAAGAATATCAAACCAGAGATGATGAGGAAGTCTCGTGGAGGCCTTCAGCCAACAGCGAATACACCACCAGGGCGGATTCAGCAGGCTCTCACAGCTTTCGCCGTCACAAGAAGAAATCGGTTTGTGACGACGAGGAGGAAGAAGAGGAAACTGGATCTAAAACTAAAACTAGTTCCGAGATCACGAAAATCAAAAGCGAGCTCGCGAGATTGAGAAACCAGATCAAAACAGGCTCCGGAGGCACAGAGACCCTGTCGGAAAGCCCCCTATCTGAGGAAattgaaaactacaagttaGACAAACGCCAAAAAATTCCCTCGATAGGCCAGTTTGACGGGACCACGGCCCCGTCAGACTTCATCAGCCAGTTCGATGGTAGGATGAGCTACTATGGCCATTCAGAAATATCGCGTTGCCGCTTCTTTTGCACCTGCCTCAGTGGCACAGCCTTGGAATGGTTTGAAAATCTACCTCCACGGTCCATAGACTCGTGGAGCACGCTGAAAAACAAGTTTAGAACGAGGTTTTCAAGTAACAAAAGAGGCGGGAAGATCACAGCCTCCCTAATGACGGTTCGCCAAAAATCCTCTGAATCCCTCAGAGATTTCTTAGCCAGATTCAGAAATGAGGTGGCCGTGATACCTAACCTAATCGATGAATTGGCAATCAATTACCTGGCGGCAGGGGTGGATAAATCTCGCCATGGTAGAATTTTAgaagaattttttgaaaaaaatcctaAGACGCTCCAAGCAGCCATGGAAATCTTCGAACACAGGCTGACAATCCAAGAAGCTGTAGGCAGTATTCAGATGGCTTCACCTCAGGCCAAGAAGTGGGACAAAAGCTCGGGCTCGAGCAACAGATGGGAACCAAGGAGGCTACAAGGACGTGTCTCACATGGAACTGATAAGCAGGATCCTGTCCAAAACGCCTCCGCGCCTCAACAGCCCCAGGGCGCCCCAGCGGCTCAACGGTCCAGAGCCTCGTGGCCTCCACGCCCCCCAGGGAAGAAAAGGATTTCACCAAACTAAATACGGAAATCACCTCCATCTTGGCAATCATGAAGACAGACCCGAACTATCATCCCCCAAGACCGATGAACCCTAATAGACCCCAAAGTTCCAAGTACTGTGACTACCATGAGGACACGGGTCACACGACTGAAAGGTGCTACCAACTTCGCAACCTAGTGGAGAACAAAATCCAAAGCGGGGAATTATCGCACTTTGCACTGCGAGAAGAGCCTAACCAGTCAGACCCAGTGGGCACTGACAGAATCATTGACGTCATTTCGGGAGGCCTTACAGCCGGAGGAGCATCAAACAACGCAAAGAAGCTTTATGCCAGAGAAGTATATAGGGTCGACTCTAAACGACCCAAGCAAAACCCTTCTCCAGTCATCTCATTTTCAGACGCGGACTACCCAGAAGGGATAATCAGAGCACACCAAGACGCAATGGTTATCACAACAAAAATTGGTACAAACACTGTCAAGAAAATCCTAATCGACGATGGTAGCTCAGTTGATATCTTGTACCACGGAGCATTCTCCAGGATGGACCTGGGTGACAGAAAGCTTGATGACGCCAGGAACGCTCCCTTATATGGATTCACGGGAAACGAAGTCAGGGTCCTGGGAACAATAGATCTCCCAGTACTTTTCGGCTCCCCACCCGCACAGCTGTGGCATGTAGTCAAGTTCCACATAATAAACGCCACAAACACCTACAATGCAATTCTGGGACGAACTACAACGACAGCGCTCAGAGCGATAACGTCGATACCACATTTAAAAATGAAGTTCCCCACTGAATTTGGAGTAGGCGAAGTCCGAGGAGATCAACAGATGTCAAGACAATGTTACATTGGCAATGTCATCCCTAAGAGGAAGCCTCCACGCTCCTCAGGCTCCACGGTTAATCAAGTTGAGGACATACCCCGCAACCCTGAAGGCCCGGAGGCTGAGGGTCTAGATACTAACACATAATCAGCTCACCAGGAGGACAAACCCCCTGGTTTACAACCTGTGGAGGCACTAGAACTGGTCAACCTGGACCCCGCCAACCCAGAAAGGACGATAAGCATTGGAGCCAGTCTACCCCCACATATTAGGGACTCTTTGGTATCACTCCTTCAAGAATTCTCAGATATATTTGCATGGTCCCCAAGTGACATGCCAGGAATCCCCGAAACAATAGCACTCCATAGGCTAAATATCAAGCCGGGTTCCAAGTGCGTGAAGCAGAAAATCATAACTTTCTCACAGGAAAAGCGAGAGGCCATCGAGGCCGAGGTAGATCGCCTTCTTGCCGCAGGTTTCATCAAGGAAGTCCAGTTCCCACGATGGATAGCAAACacagttttagttaaaaagagcaACGGGAAATGGAGGATGTGCATCGATTACTCCGATCTCAACAAAGCTTGCCCTAAAGACTTCTATCCTCTACCAAACATAGACCAGCTCATAGACTCCATAGCAGGACACGAGCTTATCTCCTTCATGGATGCTTTCTCAGGTTATAACCAAATCAAGATGGCCAAAGAGGACCAAGAAGACACAGCCTTCATCACCCACAAGGGTGTATTCGCCTACACCGTGGTACCATTTGGCCTACTCAACGCTGGCGCAACATTCCAGAAAACAATGGACACTATTTTCGCCCCACAGATTGGACGAAACATGCAAATCTACGTCGATGATATGATTGTCAAGTCTGTGAAGACAGCCCAACACCCCAGCGATCTGAGGGAAACATTCTCCCGGATCAGGGACAATCAAGTACGTCTTAACCCAGCAAAATGCTCATTTGGAGTAACGGGTGGCAGATTTCTGGGTCACTTGCTCACTCAACGAGGCATTGAGGCTGACCCGTCTCAGATCAAAGCTATTAGAGAGATGGAACCCCCAAAATCGTTGAAAGATCTCCAGGTTCTCACGGGCTGTATAGCAGCCCTCAGACGCTTCATTCCACAGTCCTCGAAAAGGAGCCTCCCTCTTTACGAGGCAATAAAAAATGCAGCCAAAGCCAACAAATTCGAGTGGACAAGAGAGTGTGACCAAAGCCTCACGGAAATAAAAGAGTTCTTATCTAACCCTCCCGTCTTAACAAAAGCAATTCCAGGGGAACCTCTCAAGGTCTATCTTTCAGCTTCCGATTCCACGACAGCAGCCGTGTTAGTCAAAGACGTCAAGGGCTCACAAGCTCCCGTCTACTACGCAAGTCACTTGCTAAAGGATACTGAAACACGATACAGCAAGATCGAAAAGCTAATCCTAGCACTGGTAATGGCCAGTAGGAAGCTACGACACTACTTCCAGGGACGCGACATGATCATCCTGACAAATCAGCCACTAAGAAGTGTCCTGCACCGCCCTGATATTTCAGGGAGGTTGGCCGCTTGGACAATAGAGTTAAGCCAGTTCAGCCTAGAATTCATGCCCAGAACAGCCGTCAAGTCACAAGTGCTGTCAGACTTCATCGCCGAATGCAATTTCTCTGAAACCCCAAGTAATCCAGGTCAGTCATTCACGGATAAGGCCTGGACACTATTTACTGATGGATCCTCCACAGAGGAAGCAGGCGGCGCAGGCATACTACTTGTTAGCCCCGAGGGCTTCAAGGTGCAACAGGCAGTGCGATTCAAATTCTCAGCCACAAACAATGAGGCTGAATACGAAGCCCTGATTGCAGGCTTGAATCTCGCAAAACACTTGGAAGTCAAGAACATTGACATATTTTGTGACTCGCAGCTGGTAGTCAAGCAAGTTTCAGGTGATTTTAAAACATCCAACGAGAGAATGGCTTCATACAGAAAAGCGGTGCTGGACCTCCTACAGACTCTGACAGCCTGGTCTATCAAAAACATAGCCAGATCGGCAAACCACTGGGCTGACGCACTCTCACGCCTAGCAACCTCATCAGCAGCCCAATCTCAAGAACCAATCTATATCAAAGAGTTGAGCCAATCATCAATCGTCCGGGATGAAATCAACTGCACGAGAGCCGCCCCCGACTGGAGGTCACCTATCATTGATTTTATCAAGGGAACACTGAATGTTCAAGACAAAAATGAAAAGCGAAGGATTGAGTTCAAGGCTCGCAACTTTTGTCTAATAAACGACATGCTCTATAGACGAGCCCTAACAGAACCCCTACTCAAGTGCGTTGGTCCAGAAGAAGCTCAAACCGCTATGATAGAAATACATTCTGGTATCTGTGGGGAGCACGCCTCGGCAAAGAGCATGGCTACAAAAATGTTAAAGCATGGGGTTTTCTGGCCAACCTTACGAGCCGACTGTGAAGCTTTCACCAAGAAATGCAAACCATGCCAGTTATATGGGGCGATGAACCACAGACCCGCGACAGGCTTCTCTGCATCCCAGCCTCCATGCCCATTCTTCATGTGGGGCATGGACCTAGTAGGCCCATTGCCCAAATGCTCAGGCCAGAAACAATTCCTAATCGTGGCAATAGACTATTTCACCAAATGGGTCGAGGCCAAGCCCCTGGCTAGGATAAGGGAGGTGGACGTCACACACTTTTTCATGGAATCCATTGTATTCCGCTTCGGAGTCCCACGCATCATAGTGACAGACAACGGTTCCCAATTCACCGGCAAAGACTTCGAAGAGGCTTTAAACCAGCTAAAGATAAGCCACATCAAGTCCTCGGTGGCCTACCCACAAGCAAATGGTCAGGTGGAAATCACCAACAAGGCCATATTGCAAGGAATCAAAAAGAGGCTCCAAGAGGCAACAACCAACTGGGTAGATGAGCTCCCCAATGTGCTGTGGGGCCACAGAACTACACCAAGGTCAACCACCGGCTTTTCGCCTTTTAGAATGGCATATGGCACCGAAGCAGTACTCCCGGTCGAAATCAGCATGGGATCTCCAAGGGTAGAAGACTTCTCCCCTGAAAAATCTGAGGAAGGGTTGAAACTCCACAGCGACCTAATTGAGGAGTCTCGAGACATCACTCAACTGAAGGTGGCGCAGTACCAGAAGAGGGTAGCCCAATACTACAActccaaaatcaaaatcagaaagTTTGCAGAAGGCGATTTGGTTCTTCGAGAAGCGGCAGCATCCACGCCTTCCAGGCAAAGCAAGCTTTCGGCCCCATGGGAGGGTCCCTACATGGTCACAAAAGAAGTCAGGCCTGGAACCTATCGACTCGCTAACCTCAACGGCTCCACGATCCCCAACACCTGGAATGCAATCCATCTAAAGAAGTTCTACCAGTAGATCATGACACCCTTCGCCCACAATGAAAGGCATATAAGCCAACCACCAGAAAAAGTTTATCACAAAGCAAGGCAAAAACGCCAACCACCTACTCTCTTTTTAGCACAATCAAAGAGCCATGTCGGCCAAAATTCTCTGCCAGGACTGTAAGTCCATAAAATTCTCAATTAATGTCTCCGAATATTGCATTAACTATTAAGCAAATTGTCATCTTTTGGTTCAAAGACTTACATTATATTACACTAGTTATCTCCCTTGCAATACTTTTAACAATCATTTCCTTCAACACACACAACACATATGGTTTAACTAACATCTCAAAATTATGCGATTGGCATACATAGcaatatttcaataaatcaccCTGCAGGAACACAAGAATTCTTAGGGGACCATACAAAGGTAAACTCTCCAGGAAAAGTAAACAGGATTTCAAACACCGGAAGAAACACGGAGATAACCAGGAGCATCCATATCGAGATCCAAAAAAGCAAGTCAAAAGATTACATAAATCATCCGAGGCATACCCCGGGCACCAGAGGATAAGGTAGCAAAAACCATGtcttttaaacaaaataaaacattaCATGTTCACATCCGGGGCATACCCCAGGAAATCGGCTAAGCAAGGAAAGAACTTCACGCGACAGAGCCCTCACGGCGATCAGAATCTCCTCCACCTTCACGGGCGCGAGCTACTTCTTCACAGTGATGGGCAAAGGAATGAGGTCCCATATCATAACCAGCCTTGACGGCCTGATCCCAGCACAAGTTATAGCCGCTTTCCAGCGCAGTAAAAGCTTCATTATGGCTCTTCAACAAAGCACCCCGTGCCTCCACCAGCTCACCTCCCAGCTGAATCTTGTTCTTCCCCAGCTCAGCGATCACAACACCAAATTCATTCCTTAACTGCTTCTTCTCTGCAACAAATTCAGACCCAATATCTGGTAAGACGCCACAAGGGCGTTCAGGGCCTCCTTTTCAGTAGTAAGCGCCTCAACACGCTTCTCCAAACTTGCCACTTTCCCAAGAGCATCACGGTTCTTACGAGCAAGAGACGCAATCCTCTTCTCAGCTTCAGCCTTTTGTTTCTGCGCCTCAGACACATCGGCCCGAAGGCGACTCAACTCGGCCTGCAAATTGCCACGAACACCCAACGCAACTAGACGGTCAAACTCAAAGGTAAACTGCAGATAGGAAACAAGTACATTAAACCTAAAGGAGCCATCACAAGCTCGAACAAATCGACAATCAACAAAAATCACAGGTAAAAGGAGAATACGAACCTGGTCCAACAACCTTTTAGCAGAAGAAGCAGCCCGGACAGCGGAAAACGCCTCGCCTACAAGAGGCTCTCCAGAATCACGACTCGGCGTCCCAGGCTTCCCCACCTCATTACTCCTCAGCTTAACAACTCCCTTGTTCTTCTTTTCAGCAGGACAGACACTTTCCTCATCAGCT of the Daucus carota subsp. sativus chromosome 4, DH1 v3.0, whole genome shotgun sequence genome contains:
- the LOC108203323 gene encoding uncharacterized protein LOC108203323, coding for MNPNRPQSSKYCDYHEDTGHTTERCYQLRNLVENKIQSGELSHFALREEPNQSDPVGTDRIIDVISGGLTAGGASNNAKKLYAREVYRVDSKRPKQNPSPVISFSDADYPEGIIRAHQDAMVITTKIGTNTVKKILIDDGSSVDILYHGAFSRMDLGDRKLDDARNAPLYGFTGNEVRVLGTIDLPVLFGSPPAQLWHVVKFHIINATNTYNAILGRTTTTALRAITSIPHLKMKFPTEFGVGEVRGDQQMSRQCYIGNVIPKRKPPRSSGSTVNQVEDIPRNPEGPEAEGLDTNT